A window of Rhododendron vialii isolate Sample 1 chromosome 13a, ASM3025357v1 contains these coding sequences:
- the LOC131314483 gene encoding transcription factor MYB3-like encodes MGHHCCSKQKVKRGLWSPEEDERLVKHITTHGHGCWSSVPKLAGLQRCGKSCRLRWINYLRPDLKRGSFTEQEERVIIDVHRILGNRWAQIAKHLPGRTDNEVKNFWNSCIKKKLIAQGLDPNTHNLLSSHKINGHSNSTSATKMSHQNTSSVFSISTSSHSNNDAYLDMKTPFVTLPNCLSPSHRTNSTNHIPISLYENSTITTTTVATAGTSTALEYPNPNFASSFRNQNTHSLMEFGSRCSMEMATLPSYSLNPSGFGILDENCIWSCNNSTTGLEGFEPTRRDMIMQVQQDQQQEPQQARAKFEGQQNTNMENLLIGNMSSNFDFDFVESALMPCGLYGNVSPMDDQLAWD; translated from the exons ATGGGACATCATTGCTGCAGCAAACAAAAAGTGAAGAGAGGGTTGTGGTCTCCTGAAGAAGATGAGAGGCTCGTCAAACACATCACCACCCATGGCCATGGCTGTTGGAGTTCTGTTCCTAAACTAGCAG GTCTCCAAAGGTGTGGAAAGAGTTGCCGATTGAGGTGGATAAATTACTTGAGGCCAGATTTGAAAAGGGGATCTTTTAccgaacaagaagaaagagTCATCATCGATGTTCATAGAATTCTAGGCAATAGATGGGCTCAGATAGCCAAACACTTGCCTGGTAGAACTGACAATGAGGTGAAGAACTTTTGGAACTCATGCATCAAGAAAAAGCTCATTGCACAAGGCTTAGACCCCAACACTCACAATCTCCTCTCTTCCCACAAAATCAATGGCCACAGCAACAGTACTTCTGCAACCAAAATGTCCCATCAAAACACCTCATCAGTTTTCTCCATAAGTACTTCTTCACATAGCAATAATGATGCTTATTTGGACATGAAAACACCTTTTGTAACCTTACCTAATTGTCTCTCGCCTTCTCATCGTACTAATTCTACCAATCACATTCCTATCTCATTGTATGAAAACTCAACTATTACAACTACTACTGTTGCTACTGCTGGTACCTCCACCGCCTTAGAGTACCCAAACCCTAACTTTGCTTCAAGTTTCAGAAATCAAAACACGCATTCTCTGATGGAGTTTGGCAGCCGATGTTCAATGGAAATGGCAACGCTTCCATCCTATTCCTTAAACCCGTCCGGGTTTGGTATTCTTGATGAGAATTGCATATGGAGTTGTAATAATAGTACTACTGGATTGGAAGGCTTTGAACCGACGCGGCGAGATATGATAATGCAGGTACAACAGGATCAACAACAAGAGCCACAACAAGCAAGGGCTAAATTTGAAGGGCAGCAAAACACTAACATGGAGAATTTATTGATTGGAAACATGAGCTCTaactttgattttgattttgttgagtCTGCACTTATGCCTTGTGGATTGTATGGAAATGTGAGTCCCATGGATGATCAACTTGCATGGGATTAA